A stretch of Lactuca sativa cultivar Salinas chromosome 6, Lsat_Salinas_v11, whole genome shotgun sequence DNA encodes these proteins:
- the LOC111899326 gene encoding uncharacterized protein LOC111899326 isoform X1, whose protein sequence is MDSGNSGSLQSSSGCGDGGVGGGGCDEVYDSRTESMFLNPPPTQFNHMPMFQQPPPSSSSSSHHQPQPPSTFFDPSSFSQPLNPNTNPMYNLDSLWSRNQNSMYNLDSQQDPYLNPTPVDDNINPDTEPEKVGHVTTKNPKKRTRASRRAPTTVLTTDTTNFRQMVQEFTGIPAAPFSTSSSSSPFSRRLDLYGGGLAPLNPIRPSAQKIQLQQQPTYLNSTTATTSNFQLPPAETHLFTKQPLNLSNLQRQMFQFQSLSQTRLPQQSSVIEGENHRSEPPNAFESSSSTSLKRWRGQEETLMNLEGGRGNDQNAVVSSRSDGDQLPDGDIP, encoded by the coding sequence ATGGATTCCGGTAACAGTGGCAGCTTGCAATCATCTAGCGGCTGTGGCGACGGCGGagtaggtggtggtggttgtgatgAGGTGTATGATTCAAGGACGGAATCTATGTTTTTAAATCCTCCTCCTACACAGTTTAACCACATGCCGATGTTTCAACAACCACCGCCATCATCATCGTCGTCGTCGCACCACCAACCACAACCACCGTCCACCTTCTTTGATCCGTCGTCCTTTTCACAACCCTTAAACCCAAACACTAATCCGATGTACAATCTTGATTCTCTCTGGTCCAGAAACCAGAATTCGATGTATAATCTTGATTCTCAGCAAGATCCGTATCTTAATCCGACACCGGTGGATGATAATATAAACCCGGATACTGAACCTGAAAAAGTAGGTCATGTAACAACGAAGAACCCCAAGAAGCGTACACGAGCTTCCCGACGAGCACCCACCACCGTACTCACCACCGACACCACTAATTTCCGACAAATGGTTCAAGAATTCACCGGTATCCCCGCCGCCCctttctccacctcctcctcGTCGTCTCCTTTTTCTCGCCGGCTCGATCTTTACGGTGGTGGACTTGCGCCGTTGAATCCTATACGGCCGTCGGCGCAGAAAATTCAGCTACAACAACAGCCTACATATTTGAATTCCACAACTGCAACGACGAGTAATTTCCAATTACCCCCTGCTGAAACTCACCTGTTTACAAAACAACCCTTGAATTTATCAAATTTGCAAAGGCAGATGTTTCAATTTCAATCTCTTTCACAAACAAGGCTTCCTCAGCAAAGCAGTGTAATAGAAGGTGAGAATCATCGATCGGAACCACCAAATGCCTTTGAAAGTTCCTCTTCGACGTCGTTGAAAAGATGGAGGGGTCAAGAAGAAACTTTGATGAATCTTGAGGGGGGAAGGGGAAATGATCAGAACGCTGTCGTTTCATCAAGAAGTGATGGTGATCAACTCCCAG